The Polyangium mundeleinium genome contains the following window.
GCTCCAGCCGAAGAGCTCCTCGAGGACGTAACGGCCGAGGCGCGTGGAGACGTCGAGCGTGTCGAAGACGAAGGTGGAGAAGGCCATCGCGCCGAACGTGGCGGCGAAGAGGAAGTGCTCCTTGCCGAGGATCACGGTCATGAAGCGGCCGACGCCGTCGCCGTAGATCTTGCCGGGGCCCGGGAGCTTTCCTTCCGGCGCGAGGGTGATGACCGTGGTCAGCGCGATGATGGCGACGAAGGCTTCGAGCAGCATCGCGCCGTAGCCGACGGGGTGCGTGTGCGACTCCTTGGCGATCTGCTTCGAGGTCGTGCCCGAGCAGACGAGGCCGTGAAAGCCCGAGCAGGCGCCACACGCGATGGTCACGAAGAGGAACGGGAAGAGCCCGCCGAAGGGGCCGCCGGCGTCGAAGGTCTTGAACGCCGGCATGCGGATGTCGAACTCGCCGGGATACCGCAGGCCGCCGAAGAAGAGGCCGATCATGCCGGCGGCGAGCGCGAGGTAGAGGACGAATCCGCCGAGGTAGCCCCGCGGTTGCAGGAGCAGCCACACGGGCAGGAGCGAGGCGATGAAGCAGTAGACGAGGATGCCGAGGCCCCACGCGCGCTGCGGGTTCTCGAAGGGGAGCACGAACGAGGTGGAGACCTTCGTCCCGAGCCAGACGACGCCGAGCGTCGCGGGCACGAAGATGAGCGTGGTGAGCCAGAGCGGGGGTTTCCAGCGCCGGTCGACGAGGCCCATCACGATGGAGAGGCCGAGGTACATCGTGCTCGCCGCGGCGACGGCGCCGCCCGGGTTGAAGCTGAAGGTGCCGCCCTCGAACTCCTCGGTCTTGCCCACGAACGTGCTCGCCGTGATGTCGGCGAAGGCGACGATCACATAGATGAGCGCGAGCCAGATGAACGTGAGGATGAGCAGCCACGCGCGGCGGCCGAGCTGCCGCCGGACGATCTCGGCCACGCTTTCGCCGTCGTGGCGCACGCTCGCCACGAGCGCGGAGAAGTCGTGTACGGCGCCGATGAAGATCACGCCGAAGCCAATCCAGAGCACGCACGGCACCCAGCCGAACATCTGCGCGGCGAGGATCGGGCCCGCGATGGGGCCGGCCGCGGCGATGGCGCTGAAGTGCTGTCCGAGCAGGTAGAAGGGCTTCGTCGGCACGAAGTCCTCGCCGTCCGCGCGCCGCACCGCCGGCGTCTCGGAGGCGTCGTCGAGCGTGTAGTTCCTCGCGATGAGGCGGCCGTAGGAGAAGTAGCCGACGGTGAGGACGACGATGACGCCGAGCGCGAGCAGGGGCAGCACGCGGCGAGTATAAGGCCACGCCGCGCAGGTCGATGCGCGCGTTACGAGCTTCGCGCGAGGCTCGCGAGCGCTCGCTCCGCGGCACGGCGGCGCGTATCGGCCTCGTCCCGGAGCCGCCGCATCTCCGCTTCCATCGGGTTGATGCGTTGCTGCATGGCGTCGAGCTCGCTGACGTACCGCGCCCGCAGCGCCCCCTCCGGGCCCGCGTCACGCAACACGGCGAGCTGTTCGGCGATCTTTCCGTGCCGGGTGAAGATGTCGACGAGGTCGCGATCGAGCCGCACCCGCTCGGACTCGAACTGTCGCGCTTCCTCGACATTGCGGGAAAGCTCGGAGAGCACGTCGATCTGCGCGGCGTCGACCCGCCCGGACGCACGCCAGGTCTCGATCTGCCCGGGCTCGATCGACTCGTAGGCGAGGCGTGTCGTCTCGGTCCACGCCTCGCGCACCTCGATCTTCGCCTCGCCGCGCGGCGCGACCTCGACGCGGAAGCGCGTGGCGCGCGGCGTCTCCACGATCGGCATGATGCCCTCGCCGGCAAGCGTGCGGCCGTCTTTGCGCGGGACTTCGACCACGACGTCCACGACGGTCGGGTGATCGCTGCGCACGCAGAACACGTGGCGCTCCTCGACGCGCCGCTGCTCGATGAGGCCGCCCGCCTCGAAGACGAGGCCCGCGAAGGTCGTGTCCTTGCGGCTCGTGCGGTGGCAACGAACGCCGGGGTCTTTCGTGAACGAGACGCGCACGGGCGCGCCGCGCGCCGCAGCGCCGAGCGCGGACTCGCCGACGTAGCGGCCCTCGTCGTAGACCGCGCATCGGCCCTCTTCGAGGCGCACGCCGGTGTCGTTGTCGAAGCAGAGGACGAGGTCGGGGCTCGGCCCTGCGCCCTCGCGGAAGATGCGCTCCTTGCGCACGCGCACGCTCGCGGCGAGCACGGGGACCATCGCGGCGCCGCGGCGCGGGATGGAGACGGGGCCCTCGGCGACCCACTCCCTCGGCTCGGCGGCGGCCGCGGCGGCGAGCTCGGCCGCGGCCTGCTCGGTGTCCATCGTGTCGGCTTCGTCGATGCGCTCCGGCGCGCGTCCAGCGAGCGCGACGAGGGTGCCGAGCGGCGCGGCGGCGCGAATCGTGGCCGGCTGGCCGTGCGCCCTGCGCGTGCGCTCGAGCTTCGTGGCGTTCTCGGTCTCGTCGTCGCGTTGCCGATCGCCACGCCCGTACGAGTCGCTCGACGCCGCGGCGGCTTGCGCGGACGAGAGCACGAGCTCCACGTCTTCGAGGTCTTCTTCGAGCGGGTTCTGCACGAGCGCGAACGCGAAGAGCCGCGCCTCCGCGCCCGCGAGCGCGAGCCGATACGAGAGCTGGAACGGCGCCGCGGGCACGACGTAGAGCACACGCACGTCCTCCACGCGGCCCGCGAGGACCACACGCACGGCGCGACCGTCTCCGCCCGCGGACGTGCGACCGCGGTTCACGAGTACGTCGAGGCTGCCTTGCAGCGCGGGATCCGCGAGCTCGATCTGGCGCACGGACGCCATGTCGACGACCTCGATCTGCCCCGCGCCCGTGCGCAGGAGCAGCCACCTGCGTGGGCCTTGCCCGCCCGTCGTCTCCTCGAAGCCGAGCACCTCGCCCTCGATCGGCCCGTCGCTGCCCGCGACCCGCACGCGCCGACCTCGCGCGGCGTGCACGATGCCGCGCAGCGTCGTGCCCGGTTCGAAGCGAAGCTTCTTTTCGGCAAGCACGGCGTCCGGGTCTTCGGGCGCGTCGAAGGCGAGCGCGGTCGTTCGACCCTCGCCACGCTCGACCCAGACGACGAGCGACCGGAGCACCTCGCCGAGCTCGGCGCGGCCAAAGGGCAGTTCGAAGCTGCCGTCTGCACTGCCGCGCCGCTCGACGTGGGCGAGGCCCTCCTTGGAGAGGACCACGCGGCGGATGCGGGGCCCAAGGTTTCGTCCCATGCGAAGCGCAGGCTATCGCCGAAGCGCACCCCGAGAAAAGCGCGGGCGCTTGACCTGCCGCACCGGCTCGGAAACGATGCATCCATGCGTCACTTCCTCGTCGCTCTCGTCGCGCTCTCGGCCCTCCTCGCCGGCTGCTCGCACCGGGCGCCGCCCCCCGCGGCCGATCCGGGCTGCGGCTGCGCGGCACGGCAAAACCCGCCGCCGTCGCGCTAGGGACCCATGGCTGCATGCGCCGCGCCGTCGCCCATTTTGACGCGCTGAATCGAGCGCGGCGCGGCGGCGCATCGGCCTGGGGCGACGACGATGTCGGGGTTCGATGGGGGATGAGCACCCGTCGCGGGATTCGGCTACACCGCCGGAGCCATGCACATTCTGCCCGACGTCTCGGCGCGCCTCGCGCGCTTCGTGCCCACGCCCATCGACGCCGACCTCGACGTGCTCACGCCGGACGAGCGCGAGGTCCTCCTGCACCTCGTCCGCGCGTCCCTGCCGATCGACGCGATTTTCCTGCGGCAATCGTTCGCGGATGCGCCGGAGATGCGCGCGGCGCTGGCCCGCGAGACGTCGCCGCTCGCAAAGGACGCGCTCGCGTATTTCGATCTATCGGCCGGGCCCTGGGATCGGCTCGATCAGGAGCCGTTCGTGGGCGACATGCCGAGGCCGCCCGGCGCAGGGTATTACCCGGTCGACATGACGAAGGACGAGTTCGAGGCGTGGATCGCCGCGCATCCGGCCGAGGCGGACGCGCTGCGGAGCCTCTACACGCTCGTTCGGCGCGGAGAACATGGGCTCGTCACGATTCCGTATTCGACGGCGTTCCGGTCGTTCCTCGAGCCCCTCGTCGCGGAGCTCGAAAAGGCCGCGGCGGCGACGAAGGACGGCGGGCTCGCGCGGTACCTCGGCGCCGTGGTGAAGGCGCTCGGGGCGGACGAGTATTATGAGAGTGACCTCGCCTGGATGGACATGGAGAGCCGTGTGGAGGTCACGATCGGCCCGTACGAGACCTACGAGGACCGGCTCTTCGGGTACAAGGCCGCGTTCACCTCGTTCGTGACCGTGATCGACCCCTCGGCGAGCGGCACGCTCGCGCGATTGAAGTCGGAGCTGCCCGCGATGGAGCAGAACCTGCCGATCCCGGACGAGCACAAGAATCCGAACCGCGGCACCGATTCGCCGATCCGCGTGGCCGACCTCGTCTATTCGGCCGGCGACACGAGGGCCGGCGTGCAAACGCTCGCGTTCAACCTGCCGAACGACGAGCGCGTCCGCGAGGCGAAAGGGAGCAAAAACGTCCTGCTCCGCAACGTGATGAAGGCGAAATTCGAGGGGATCTTGAAGCCCATCGCAGCGCGTGTCCTCGCGCCCGAGGAGCTTTCGCGTCTCTCGGCCGATGCATTCTTCCATCACACGCTCTTGCACGAGCTCTCGCACGGGCTCGGTCCCGGCCGGATCGTCGTGGACGGCGCCTCGACCGAGGTGCGGCTCCGGCTGGAGGAGCTGCATTCGCCGTTCGAGGAGGCGAAGGCGGACGTGATGGGGATCTACAACCTCCTCTTTTTGATGGATCGCGGCGTGCTGCCGGCCGAGGGGCGCTCCGCGCTCTTCTCGACGTTCCTCGCCGGTATGTTCCGCGCGACCCGCTTCGGTATCGAGGAGGCGCACGGCAAAGGAACGGCGCTGCAGCTTCACTGGCTGATGGAGAAAGGCGTGATCCGCGAGGACACCACGAGCGGGCTCTTTTCGATCGATCACGAAAAGGTGCCCGGCGCGATCCGGGAGCTGCTGCGCGAAATCCTCCTCGTGCAAGCCCACGGCGACAAGGAAGGCGCGCGGGCCATGTTGTCGAAATACGGCGTGATGAGCGAGCCGCTCGCGCGCGCGCTCGGCAAGCTCGGCGATATCCCCGTGGACATCCGTCCGATCTATCCGGCGGCCGAGCGGCTGCTCGGCGTCACGTCATAGTTCGAGCGAAGAGGACGAGGCGCGGGGCGTTGCCTTGCGCGGCGGAGGCGGGATTTCCGGGTCGAGCGCGGCCGGATCCGCCTCCGCGGGGGGCGGCGGGATGGAGAACGGCGCATTCACGAGCGAACGCGTGCGCTCGTAAAGCGCGCGGCAAACCGCGAGCGAGGGCGGCGTCCGGCTCGCGGCGAGCGCGTGCACCTCGGCCTGGATGGCTGCATTGATGGGTGTCGCGATGCCGAGCGAGAGGCCACGGCTCGTGATTTCGCCGTTCAAGAAATCCACGGCGGGCGGGCGGCCGCGCTCCATCGCGGCGAGCATCGACGAGCGCATCTTGCGGAAGCGCGTACCGACCGCGAGCAAAATGGCGTGCTTGGCGAAGAGCGAGGGCGACGCGACGGCCACACGGTCGGCGTCGGAGAGCGCGATCCAGTCGAGATCGAGCGTGCCCGAGACCTTTTGCAGCTTCACGCCCGAGGCGCGCGCCACGAGCACGACCTCGGTCATGATCTCCAGCGTGAGGCGACGAATGAAGCGATGGCGCAAAAGCACGCCGAGCCGGTCGCCGCCGAGCGCGCCGAGCGAGGAGATCGAGCAATTGATCGCGAGCTTCGACCAGCGCGCCCCGGCCAGGTTGTCCGTGAGGATCGTCTCGCCGATCGATCCGAGCGCCTTTGCCAGCGGGAAGAGCCGGTCGTCCGGCTGCCCATCCATGCGGCCGAGCACAAATCCCCCGGGCGACGTGCGTTCGTACACGCCGGGCTCGGGCATGGACGCGCCCCACGCGACGACGCCGCCGAGCACGCGCTCCGGGCCCGCGATCCGCGCGAGCCGCGGCTCGCAAAGGCCGTTCTGGAACGTCACCATCGCGCCCGTCTCCGCGAGGTGCTGCAGCACGCCGCGCGCGGCCTCTTCCACCTGCGGCGGCTGCGTGGCGAGCAGGATGTAATCAAACGGCTCGGTGCCCGGCCCGAGCTCGGTGACCGCCCGCCCGCGCACGACGCCGGGGCTGTTTTCACCGAGGACGCGCAGGCCCTTCGTATTGATCGCGTCTGCGATCCGTGCATTCGTGGTCAGCGCCGTGACGTCGTGCCCACCTGCGAACAGGTGCGCGGCCACGAGACCACCAATTCCGCCGCATCCAACGACAAGAAAGCGCGGTCCGGAGGATCGCGCGCCGCTCGAGACGCCGTCTTGGCTCATGGGACTTTCGATTCTACATCGATTGCGGGACCGCGCGAGCCAATTCCGCAATGCCGCAACGCATTATTGTTTCGGGACGAGGACCTCGATGGCGCCAGGCACCATCTCGACCTCCAGCGGCAAGCGGCCGAGCGGCTCGCCATCGACGTCGAGAAGGAAACGATCCGCGACGTCCTCGTTCAAAAGTTCCAATTGGATGCGCTCGCAGCGGTAGTGCTTCACGTCGAGCGAGTGCACGTGCGTGCCGGTGTACATGCGCGAGGACACCATAAAAAACCGCAGGCGCGAGGCGGCGCCGAGGTCGACGACGTCGAAGAGCCCGTCGTCGGGGTGCGCCATCGGCGCGACCTGCATGCCGCTGCCGAAGTACCGGCCGTTGCAGATCGCGAAGCAGCGTGTCTCGATCGTCTCTTCGCGGGAGCTGTCCTCCCGCCATATCGTGCATTTGACGCGGCCGACGACGCTCCGCGCGAGGCCTTTCACCGAGGACGTGAAATACGCCATCGTGCCGCCGAGCGTGCGCGTCGACTCGGCCACGAGCTGATCGACGAGGCCGCTCATGCCGACGGAGAGGATGTTCACGAAGTAAGAACTTTTCCGCTCGCCCGTATGCGTCGCGTACGAGAATCGGCCGATGTCCACCGCGCGCGTCTTGCCCTCGGCGATGGCCTCGCAATAACGGTCGAGGCGGTTCTCGAAGCCGAGCGTGCGCCGGTAGTCGCCGCCGGTGCCGGCGCCGATGATGCCGAACTTGGGGAGCTTCTTGCCGGCGTCGCGCGCCTCCATGAGCCCGCAGACGACCTCGTGGATCGAGCCGTCGCCGCCGACCGAGATCACCATCCCCCGCCCCTCGTTCGCCGCCTCGCGCGCGATGTCGACCGCGTGCCGGGCGCGCTCGGTGAACACGACGTCGACGTGCCCGAGGTGACGCTCGACCGGCCCGCGCATCTTCTCGAAGAGCGCGCCCGTCTTTCCTCCCGCCGACTGGGGGTTCACGATGAGAAGCGGCTTCATCGACCTAACCCTTGCCATGACATGACCGCGCGCCACAAGATCGAACCGGCCTCGTTCTCCACTCTCATGCGCGCCGCGAAATGTTTTTCGCGCCTGCCGCCCGGTGGCGAAGGACGAGCCGAAGACACGAGCCCGCCGAACGAACAATGGTCGACCCGCGAAAAACACTAGCCGACGACGTGCAGTTCACGGGGCGGGGCCTGCACACGGGAAAACCCGTCGAGGTGCGAATCCGCCCCGTCGGGGCGGGCGACGGGCGCTTCTTCGTGCGGATGGATCTGCCGGGCGAGCCCGTGATCCGGGCCCGCGCGGCGTTCGTCACCGATACGACACGATCGACCACGCTCGCGAATGAAGGGGCGTCCGTGCGGACGCCGGAGCATTTGCTGGCAGCGCTCGCGAGGATGGGCGTGGACGACGCGCGCATCGAGATCACGGGGCCCGAGGTGCCGATCCTCGACGGCTCGGCGCTGCCGTGGGCCGAAGCGATCGCGCGGGTGGGGCTCTCGGCGGCGTACGCGCCGCGGCTCGAAACGGTGCTCGAAGCGCCGATCTGGGTGCCTTCGAACGGCGGCGCGTTCGTCGCGGCGCTCCCCGCGCCGGAATTGAGGTTTTCCTGTGGAATCGTGTTCGACGCGGCGCCGATCGGCGAGCAATGGGCCTCGCTCCTGGCCTCGCCCGAGCGATTCCTCGCGGAGGTGGCGCCGGCGCGAACGTTCGGCGTCCTCGCGGACGTGGAGGCGATGCAAGCGCGGGGGCTGCTCGCGGGCGGGAGCCTCGACGCGGCGATCGTTTGTGATGGAACGAAATGGCTGAACGGGCCGCTGCGCTTCCCGGACGAGCCCGCGCGCCATAAGCTCCTGGACTTCATGGGCGATCTAGCGCTCGTGGATCCGCTGCCGCGGGCGCATTACCTCGCGTTCAAGGCGGGACACGCGCTGCACGTGCGGCTTTCGCAGCGGCTCACGGAAGGGGGGTGACCGAGCCTCGCGTCCAGGGCGGCCCCGCGAATTCATCCTTTCCCGATGGATTCGTGCTCGCGGCCGTGTTCTCCTCGACGCCATGCGTCACACGAATCTCGCTCTTCTCCTTGTGGCCACGCTCCTCGGCTGCTCGCTCGATTCACAGCCGGCCCCTCCCACCACGAATCCGGACGCGGGCGGCGGCGGCGCCGGTGGCGACGCGGGGCACGAGCCGATGGACGCGGGGACCGATAGCCCGGCCGACGCGGAGCCCCCGCCCGATCCGGTGCCGCCCACGATGTTCGTGCCAACCGCCGCCGGGAAGGGCGGCGCCGCGGCGACGGTGGATCACCGCGGGACGTGGGCCGCGATCGAGGCGCTGAAGGCCGGCGGCAATGCGATCGACGCGGCCGTCGCCGCGGCCGCCATGCTCGGCGTGACGGATCCGTTCTCGTGCGGCGTCGGCGGCGGTGGGTTCATGCTCGTATGGCTCGCCGACAAGAAGCAAGCCGTGGTGATCGATCACCGCGAGACGACGCCGCAGGGAATGAAGCACACGGCGTATTACCAGAACGGCGCGCCCATTGCATTCAACGATCTGCTCACGAGCGGCCTCTCCGTTGGCGTGCCCGGCACGCTGCGCGGCTGGGACGAGGCGCTGCGTCGTTATGGAAAACGGTCGCTCACCGACGCGCTGAAGCTCGCCATTTTCGTGGCGAAGAAGGGGTTTGATGTCGACCCGACGTTCTTCGATCAGACGACGCGCAACCTCGATCGATTCCGGCAGATCCAGAGCACACGCGCGCTCTTCCTGAACGCGGCCGGCGACCCCTTCCCCGTCGGCTCGATCTTCACGAACCCGGACCTCGCCGCGACGTACGAGCTCATCGCGAAGAACGGCCCGGCGGTCTTTTATGATGGCGACATCGGCAAGGACATCGTCGCGACCGTGACGAGCCCGCCGTTCACGGCCGACGCGACGATCGTGCCGCGCCCGGGTTTCATGGCCCTCTCGGACCTCTCGGCCTACGAGGCGCGCGTGCGCCCCGCCGTGCAAACGACCTATCGCGGGCTCACGATCCTCGGCGTCGGTTTGCCTTCGAGCGGGGGACTCACCACGGGCATCACGCTGAACCTGCTCGACGGATTCGATCCGGCCTCGATGAGCAAATCGGACTTTTTGCACCACTGGCTCGAAGCCTCCCGGCTCGCGTATGCGGATCGCAACACGTTCATGGGGGATCCCGAGTTCGTGAACGTGCCCGTGGAGGGAATGCTCTCGGCGGCGTACACGGCCGAGCGGCGGCCCCTCATCGACCCGACGATGGCGTCGATCGAGGCAAAGCCCGCGGGCAATCCGTTCGCGCATCAGGTGGATCCGAGCGGCGCGATGCCGAAGCCGCCCGTCGGGTTCCATGCGGGGGAGTCGCCCGCCGAGCTCGATCCGGAGACCACGCACATCACGGTGGCGGATTCGTTCGGGAACCTGGTCTCCTACACCTGCACCATCGAATACGAGGGCGGCAATGGCATGGTGGTACCGGGGCGCGGGTTCTTGCTGAACAACGAGCTGACCGATTTCAACATCCCCGCCACGCCGGACACGCCGCACCCGAACGTGCTCGAACCGGGCAAACGGCCGCGCAGCAGCATGAGCCCGACGATCGTCCTGGCGAACGGCGTGCCCGTGCTGTCGCTTGGCTCGCCCGGCGGCGCGACGATCATCACGACGGTGATGCAGATCCTCGTGAATCACCTCGATTTCAAGATGCCGATCGATGAGGCGCTGGCCGCGCCGCGTGTGTCGCAGCGAAATGCACCGAACGCCACGAGCAGCGCCGAGCCGCTGTTCATGAGCTCGCCCGATGCGACGGCGCTCCAGGCCAAGGGCCACGCGTTTTCGGATGCGGGCCTCATCGGCGCGGCGACGGCGATTCGTTTGAACGAGGATGGCACGATGACAGCCGTCGCAGAGCCGGTGCGCCGCAATGGCGGGAGCGCGATGGTGCTGGAATCGAAGTGAGGGGCAGAATCGGGTGTTCTGCGGGATCCCGGGCGCCTCAGGCCTCGGGATCGCGCAGGAGATACCCCGCCATTTCGTCGATCAGCGGGATCGCGTCCGGCTCGTGCGTCTCGGCGACCTTGCGGGCCGCTTCGAGCGCGCGTTTCGCCGTCGCCACGTCGTCCGTCGCCACGCAGAGCTGCGTCGTCGCAAGCAGGACGGGCAGGAGCGCGGCCGGATCCTCGGCCTGCTCGGCGGCCACGCGGGCGCGCGGCAAAAGCTCGCGCGCCCCTTCGATGTCGCCCACGGCGAGCGCCGCGACGATCTTGTTCGAATAAAGCACGGCACGCTGGGCCGGATCCTCGGCTTGTCGCTCCAGATCCTCCGCCGACATCGCCGCGAGCCGCTCCATCTCGAACGCCTGCGCGAGCCCGGCCCGCAGCCGCCCGAGGCCCTCGACGTGCGCGGGCAGATTCGCCGCCTCGGCGTCCTTCTGCGCCTGCTCCAGCACCGCGAGCGCCTCCTCCTCCCGCCCGAGGCTCGCCAGTGCCCGCGCTTCGAGCGCGCGCGAGGGCGCGAGCAGGTCGGGCGTGCCTGCAAGCGAGGGCTGGAGCGCCTTCACGCGCGCGAGCGCGTCCTCGAATTGCCCCGCGCCGAGCTCGTTCGCGGCGAGCGACAGGACGCTGCGCGGATCGTCGATCCCTTCCTCGGACATGACAAACCTTTCTCGCGCCTTCAGCGCTCTTCCTGAGGCCGCTTTTCCGGCGGCACGTAATGGGCCACGAAGCCCTTTTTTTCGAGCCAGGCCGCGAGCAACGCGCGTCGCTTCGGCTCTTCGAGCTCCGATTCTTCGAGGCCGAGATCCACGGCGATGCTCGCCACGAGCGAGCATCGATGCTCCCCGGGCGAGAGCTTCGCCTTCTCCGTCTCCTCCTTGCAGACCCGGAACACCGTCTCGTACTTTTCGAGCGTCTTTTTGGCCACCGCTTCCTTCGAGCACCCGAAGGCGAGCATGGGCAAGACGAGGACGAGCGCGGCGAGGGCGCGCAAGGAGGGGTTTTTCATGAGGGCCGGTGGTCCTGCCGTTCGGGCGGCGGCGCACCGTACACGAGGGCGAGGGCGAACGGAAGGGCCGGCGGGATCTAGCCGCGGCGGAGAACCACGGCCGCCTGCGGTTCGAGCACGCGGAACGTGAACGACTCGGTCAGGAAGAGCTCGACCCGCTGTTTTTCGTGGTACGCGTATCCGATCGAGAGATCCTGCCCGACCGTGAGCTCGAAATCGCCGCCGCGCACGGAGAGCAGCACCGCGCCCGAGAGCGCAGGCGCCCACACGACCGGGTGATCGATGATCTGTCGCTCGATGCGCTTCAAGATCGGATACCCGTCGTCCGAGCCCGCCGCGAGCTCGTCGTATTCACGCGAGCCGGCCACGAGCACATAAGGACCCGTGACGCCGGCCGACCGGAGGACCTCTTGCGCCTGCACGACCGCAGCCGGGAATGCCGTGACATTCGGGACACGTACGGGCGCGTGCGGGCTCTTCTGCACGATGCCGTGGATGTCCCCCTCGGCATATCCATGAAAAACGGCGCCGTCCTCGACCCGCGCGATCCGCTCGGCCGCCTGCACCACCGCGGACATGTCGAGGTCGACAGCGCCACGCGCCGCCGCGTCGAGGTCCGCGAGGTCGAGCGCGATGGGCGTGCGCAATTCGAGGAGCGGTTGCGATGTGCGTTGCCCGATGGACACGCCGGGCACGGGGCCCTCGCCGAGCGGGCGGAGCCGGCCCGTATTGACGGAGGCGTATCCCCAGCCGAACGGCCCGCGGAAATCGACGAGCTTGCGCGCCGCGAGGCTCAACTGGAGCACGCGCCGCGCCTCCGCGTCGATGAGCGCGAAGGCCTCGGGCAGGATCGGAGCGAGGTCACGACGAAGCAGGTCCAGAGCCACGATTCACCTCCCCTTCAAGCTGGCAATGCCGAGCCCACGACCCGAACCGGTGCGCGGCGGCGGAGAATGCGGCGGCGATGACGACGCCCCCGCGCTCGCCCCCTCGGCTTCACCCGCTTGTTTTCTTTCCTCGCTCGCCTCGATCTCGGTGATCGGGACGTCCTTCAGCAAATGGGTGCGGATATTTTTGTCAAATAACGAATCCTGCCGGCGGATCCATTCGAGGTTCATCATCGCGTGCTCGATCTCCTCGGCACGGTTGTGCAAGAGGACGGCCTTGAGCTCCGCGTCGTTCGTGACCTCGGCGCGCTGCGCGTACCAATCGATGGCCTCGAGCTCCTCGATGAGGGACCAGATCGCTCGGTGCATGTCCCGAGCCGCAGGGGACAAGACGTCGTACGGCTCGTGATAGGTCTCGCTGCCCATGCCCTTCGGATGCCGAAGCCGGGCGCGAGTTGCGGAGTGTCGAGGGCGAAGGCCGCGCAGGCGAGCGCGGCCGGAGATCAGTAGTGAATGCGCGGCCCCTGCGCCTGGATCTGCCCGGCCCCCTGCTTGATTGCCGTCGCGAGCAGGAAGATCGATACCGGCAGGAGCACGGCCGCGAGGACGTGCATGCCCGTCGTGAGGACCTGCGTGAGCGTGAACATCGTCCCGAGCCCCATGCCGGAGAAGCGGAACGCGAAGTTCAAGAGCTGCCGCAAGATCGAGGCGAAGGCGATGAGCGCCCCCGCGCCCGCGAGGCAGAACCCCGCGGGGGCATGCACCTTCTTCACGGTGCCGAGCCCCACGGCGACGAGGCCAACCCCGAGCAGCGTCAACACGCCGACGCTCAACAGGCCGAGCAGGCCCGCTCCGATTCCGCTCACCCCGCCCATGCCCCACCGCCCTTCTGCTGCGGCCGCGTCCCCGCGAGCGTGTACGCCCCGAACGCGATCCCGCCGAAAAACACCGCGCTCGTGCCGATCGAGATCACGCTGCTGATCGCGCTCCAGATCATGATCGCGTCGAATCCGGCGTTCGCCATCATCGCGTCGACGATGAAGTCGAGCACGAGGCCAAAGAGCCGCACGCCCCCGGCGCCCGCAAAGACGAACCCTGCATTCTGGTTCACCGGCCGCACGACGACGAGCCCCAGCACGAGCACCGCGA
Protein-coding sequences here:
- a CDS encoding carbon starvation CstA family protein, producing MLPLLALGVIVVLTVGYFSYGRLIARNYTLDDASETPAVRRADGEDFVPTKPFYLLGQHFSAIAAAGPIAGPILAAQMFGWVPCVLWIGFGVIFIGAVHDFSALVASVRHDGESVAEIVRRQLGRRAWLLILTFIWLALIYVIVAFADITASTFVGKTEEFEGGTFSFNPGGAVAAASTMYLGLSIVMGLVDRRWKPPLWLTTLIFVPATLGVVWLGTKVSTSFVLPFENPQRAWGLGILVYCFIASLLPVWLLLQPRGYLGGFVLYLALAAGMIGLFFGGLRYPGEFDIRMPAFKTFDAGGPFGGLFPFLFVTIACGACSGFHGLVCSGTTSKQIAKESHTHPVGYGAMLLEAFVAIIALTTVITLAPEGKLPGPGKIYGDGVGRFMTVILGKEHFLFAATFGAMAFSTFVFDTLDVSTRLGRYVLEELFGWSKKRKAGAIAAALTLLPPAYFVATARPPAPGVRPAYLDFWTLFGTSNQLLAALTLLAITVWLHREKRRIWYTAVPMVFVMTVTLWALIAQIRHAFGAIREGGFSLNTATMNGVVGVLLVGLAIALLIESSRALLGRTPAPAETRAG
- a CDS encoding dipeptidyl-peptidase 3 family protein; the encoded protein is MHILPDVSARLARFVPTPIDADLDVLTPDEREVLLHLVRASLPIDAIFLRQSFADAPEMRAALARETSPLAKDALAYFDLSAGPWDRLDQEPFVGDMPRPPGAGYYPVDMTKDEFEAWIAAHPAEADALRSLYTLVRRGEHGLVTIPYSTAFRSFLEPLVAELEKAAAATKDGGLARYLGAVVKALGADEYYESDLAWMDMESRVEVTIGPYETYEDRLFGYKAAFTSFVTVIDPSASGTLARLKSELPAMEQNLPIPDEHKNPNRGTDSPIRVADLVYSAGDTRAGVQTLAFNLPNDERVREAKGSKNVLLRNVMKAKFEGILKPIAARVLAPEELSRLSADAFFHHTLLHELSHGLGPGRIVVDGASTEVRLRLEELHSPFEEAKADVMGIYNLLFLMDRGVLPAEGRSALFSTFLAGMFRATRFGIEEAHGKGTALQLHWLMEKGVIREDTTSGLFSIDHEKVPGAIRELLREILLVQAHGDKEGARAMLSKYGVMSEPLARALGKLGDIPVDIRPIYPAAERLLGVTS
- a CDS encoding ketopantoate reductase family protein, which translates into the protein MSQDGVSSGARSSGPRFLVVGCGGIGGLVAAHLFAGGHDVTALTTNARIADAINTKGLRVLGENSPGVVRGRAVTELGPGTEPFDYILLATQPPQVEEAARGVLQHLAETGAMVTFQNGLCEPRLARIAGPERVLGGVVAWGASMPEPGVYERTSPGGFVLGRMDGQPDDRLFPLAKALGSIGETILTDNLAGARWSKLAINCSISSLGALGGDRLGVLLRHRFIRRLTLEIMTEVVLVARASGVKLQKVSGTLDLDWIALSDADRVAVASPSLFAKHAILLAVGTRFRKMRSSMLAAMERGRPPAVDFLNGEITSRGLSLGIATPINAAIQAEVHALAASRTPPSLAVCRALYERTRSLVNAPFSIPPPPAEADPAALDPEIPPPPRKATPRASSSSLEL
- a CDS encoding diacylglycerol/lipid kinase family protein, coding for MKPLLIVNPQSAGGKTGALFEKMRGPVERHLGHVDVVFTERARHAVDIAREAANEGRGMVISVGGDGSIHEVVCGLMEARDAGKKLPKFGIIGAGTGGDYRRTLGFENRLDRYCEAIAEGKTRAVDIGRFSYATHTGERKSSYFVNILSVGMSGLVDQLVAESTRTLGGTMAYFTSSVKGLARSVVGRVKCTIWREDSSREETIETRCFAICNGRYFGSGMQVAPMAHPDDGLFDVVDLGAASRLRFFMVSSRMYTGTHVHSLDVKHYRCERIQLELLNEDVADRFLLDVDGEPLGRLPLEVEMVPGAIEVLVPKQ
- the lpxC gene encoding UDP-3-O-acyl-N-acetylglucosamine deacetylase, with amino-acid sequence MVDPRKTLADDVQFTGRGLHTGKPVEVRIRPVGAGDGRFFVRMDLPGEPVIRARAAFVTDTTRSTTLANEGASVRTPEHLLAALARMGVDDARIEITGPEVPILDGSALPWAEAIARVGLSAAYAPRLETVLEAPIWVPSNGGAFVAALPAPELRFSCGIVFDAAPIGEQWASLLASPERFLAEVAPARTFGVLADVEAMQARGLLAGGSLDAAIVCDGTKWLNGPLRFPDEPARHKLLDFMGDLALVDPLPRAHYLAFKAGHALHVRLSQRLTEGG